One Rhizobium acidisoli DNA window includes the following coding sequences:
- a CDS encoding DUF3175 domain-containing protein: protein MAKSKKKWSQNVTEHSDAMDLKEGVFKSDDPKKIARAVKHSAEESHRRKSGPFRAAMSMLTFYINRAGDQLTKKRRGTLEKAKVELRKDFGRQPKG, encoded by the coding sequence ATGGCCAAATCGAAGAAAAAATGGTCGCAGAATGTTACCGAACACAGCGACGCGATGGACCTGAAGGAAGGCGTGTTCAAATCGGACGATCCGAAAAAGATCGCCCGCGCGGTCAAGCACTCGGCCGAGGAGAGCCATCGCCGCAAGTCGGGCCCGTTCCGCGCCGCCATGTCGATGTTGACCTTCTACATCAACCGCGCCGGCGACCAGCTTACGAAAAAACGGCGAGGCACCCTTGAAAAGGCCAAGGTCGAATTGCGAAAAGACTTCGGTCGTCAGCCGAAGGGATGA